The Silene latifolia isolate original U9 population chromosome X, ASM4854445v1, whole genome shotgun sequence genome contains the following window.
ATGCCTGAAGGCATATAACTCAGCATATAACAAGAAGTTATGTTTAAGGTGCTTAGGTCAAGCAGCTTGCTCACATTGTCTGGTAATTCTTGTAGATGAGAGCAGTTAGATAAATCTAAAGTTTGCAAATTAACAAGCTTTGTGACTGAATCAGGAAGCTTGTCCAACATCCCACACCGCGAGAGATTTAAGTACCTCAAATGAAATAGTTCACCGATTGATTCCGGGAAACTTTTAGCACCAGAATTACTCAAATCTAAGGACCTTAAGCATGTCCAATTCGATAATGAATTACCCTCTAGTAACTTGCCAAAATCACACTGATCCCAAGTCTTACAAACTTTTAAGCAAGAGCGAATGTGAGCCTTATTGAAGGTCTCTGGTAAACAAAAGTCATACGAAAAAGAGAGATGGCGAAATTTGCTACCCACATTGAGAGAGTCAGAGCTTAATCTACAAATATCCTTCTCTGCTACTTGTTCAGCAATATCATGCAACAAATCATGTGTCTTAAAGTATTCAATCTCACCCCATTCGTCCACTTCTATATCTTGGAAAAAACATCTTTGTAATAATATAAGACAATACTCTTCGCCTACATATTCGGTGCGAATGTAGCCTTGCGCCATCCAAAGGCTAATCAACATTTTCTTCTTAATAACAAAATCTTTCGGAAAGATAGCACAGTAAGAAAAACAACTTTTTAAGGGGTAGTCGAGCTGATGGTAACTTAGCCTTAGTATATTGTTCATGGTATCATCACTTTCACTAATATTAGCTAGCTCTTTATCTCGAAATGATAGCCACTTATGCCTGGGTTCACCATACAAAAGACTTCCTACTACTCTAATAGCAAGAGGGACATTTTTACACTTCTTCACAATCTCTTTCCCAAGTATTACCAAGTCATCCTCGGGATTTTCTCGTTGCCTTGGTAGAAATGCCATTCTTTCAAACAAACGCCATGACCCCTCTTCGGGCAAACCTTGTAACTCATGCACTTGAACATCTCCTACAATTTGAGCTGTTTTTTTCGAACGCGTGGTCACTACTATACGACTCCCACTTTCCCCTACCCTCAAATATTTTTCAAGGTCCTGCCATTTATGGTAACTTTCGGTCCACACATCATCTAACACCAGCAAATATTTTTTCCCTCCAAGTTGTTTCCTTAGTTCTAGTTGCATTTGCTCTAATGAGGTTATATCATGTGTGTTACTTTTAAATAGTTCTTTAACAATCTTACCTAAAAGCTCGGTCAAGTTCCACTCATCCTGATCAGCAATGCAAGTCCAACTTTTCAAGTCGAATGCGCTTGAGACCCTAGGATCATTATAAACAAGCTGGGCAAATGCGGTTTTGCCTAACCCTCCAATCCCCACAATGGCAAGGCAAGATAAATTATTTGGTTGATCAACATCATCAGAGTTCAGTAACATCCCTACAACCTTCTCTAAATCCTCATTCCTCCCAATTATATCATTTTTAGACACAAAAGAAGATGACTCAGGCTTTATAAACCTTTTTGGCTGTTTGTCAACTTTAAACAAAAACTTACTACTATCTGAGGCAATGGCATCCAATTTCTCATTAACATCTTTAACTTTGCGCGACAGATTGCGAGTAGAACGATTAAAACGAGAAAGTAATGATCTCACCTTTTTAGAGAGTTTATTATGAGTCTCAATGACAGCTTTTCGCTGCTTGACTAGAGTGACGAACTCATCAAGCACATCATTAGCATCGTAAATTGCATCTTTAAGCTCTTCAATGTAAATCTTTTGTTGACAACTGAGTGCACCTTGCTTGGCATCAGCATCCTCCAGAACAGATTTGATGATGCTGACTGTTTTTCCGAGGCGTTCAAAATCATCCTTATATTTGGAGAAGGAGAACGTTGCTTTGAGTTGATCCAAAGTTTGGACCCCAGAAATAATAGTTTGAACAACAGATAGTACTGTTGCCAAGTCCATATATTGGGTAGTTTAAGAAACAGGAACGGAAGAAGGATACAATTGTACAAAGAAGGGAGCTTGACTATTGTAGGTATATTGTGTTAAATTTTATGCCGTAGCTAGTCTTGTATAAATAGTTGGCAGCTAACGGCATAAAACAATTACGGTCATGGAGCACCACTTATGTGTATCAACCTATCATAAATCGAGTACatgatctaattaattttatatacACAAGAGGTCGTGATCGGTACCGTACTAGTATAAAATGATGTGAGTCCCTCTTCCTTGAGATATATTGTTGAGGTCAACTTATTAATCATCATATTTAGTAGGATGGACCttgtaaacaaaaaaaaaaacaggaagaCATAAAGAGTATTATATATCCAAGTAGCATTTATTTGCTGTCATCCTGGCAAAAAAACTGATGTCTTTAGCAAGAAAAGACAGGATTTTCGAAAGATTAATATTCAC
Protein-coding sequences here:
- the LOC141620630 gene encoding putative disease resistance protein RGA1, which codes for MDLATVLSVVQTIISGVQTLDQLKATFSFSKYKDDFERLGKTVSIIKSVLEDADAKQGALSCQQKIYIEELKDAIYDANDVLDEFVTLVKQRKAVIETHNKLSKKVRSLLSRFNRSTRNLSRKVKDVNEKLDAIASDSSKFLFKVDKQPKRFIKPESSSFVSKNDIIGRNEDLEKVVGMLLNSDDVDQPNNLSCLAIVGIGGLGKTAFAQLVYNDPRVSSAFDLKSWTCIADQDEWNLTELLGKIVKELFKSNTHDITSLEQMQLELRKQLGGKKYLLVLDDVWTESYHKWQDLEKYLRVGESGSRIVVTTRSKKTAQIVGDVQVHELQGLPEEGSWRLFERMAFLPRQRENPEDDLVILGKEIVKKCKNVPLAIRVVGSLLYGEPRHKWLSFRDKELANISESDDTMNNILRLSYHQLDYPLKSCFSYCAIFPKDFVIKKKMLISLWMAQGYIRTEYVGEEYCLILLQRCFFQDIEVDEWGEIEYFKTHDLLHDIAEQVAEKDICRLSSDSLNVGSKFRHLSFSYDFCLPETFNKAHIRSCLKVCKTWDQCDFGKLLEGNSLSNWTCLRSLDLSNSGAKSFPESIGELFHLRYLNLSRCGMLDKLPDSVTKLVNLQTLDLSNCSHLQELPDNVSKLLDLSTLNITSCYMLSYMPSGMSLLTHLHTLGLFVVGQKSSKGNQCFAGLEGLRSMSNLKGFLEVRILVHDNLNIEEGQGERAYLRNKEHLKKIHLKFTGRKYNILEFKQGKAYKNIEHEQVLLEEMQPHHDLKELKLEGYMGEIMPKWPKEDNLALFHLPSLVTLNISNCILLRCLTLLGKLPRLKYLTLNTLLSVEYVVNVKPEELGLGEESSLFPCLEVLEISDLPKLIGWWPTMGSGVQNKHLIVSKPLSCFTRLSILRICGCPILTSFPVCKSLGWGSTDNDLEAIVGDSVDEFRRLIQTLVPSDSKSRIVSIGDSESESETDSSIDTELTTALNRWMSTYGYTSLLDLNMWLQFGLNPI